A DNA window from Brassica napus cultivar Da-Ae chromosome C1, Da-Ae, whole genome shotgun sequence contains the following coding sequences:
- the LOC111198495 gene encoding protein NPGR2, whose amino-acid sequence MRNSETRPPEKLRLHRVRKRLRNIRMKCLCSGEQMRLIEEEDKRSELGVGNVSSALSAAESENAKKLDNGNIEEAELSLRETSSLNYEEARALLGRIEYQKGNIEAALRVFEGIDINGITIKMKSALTAREEKKHRRRSKGSFVAPPQPPMSKHAVSLLFEAIFLKAKSLQRLGRFQEAAQSCRVILDIIEASVSEGASENVTGDIKLQETLTKAVELLPQLWKLADSPRDAILSYRRALLNHWKLDPETTARIQKEYAVFLLYSGEEAVPPNLRSQTEGSFIPRNNVEEAILLLMLLLRKVNQKRISWDASILDHLSFALTMAGDLTALAKQLEELSPEILDQRELYHTLSLCYHGAGEGLVALGLLRKLFSEREDPNRISGLLMASKICGERPGLAEEGLDYARRAIGSLGNECVQLDGAARLVLGIALTESSRTTATEAERVARQSEGMQALASADMTDPRVLHRLALENAEQRKLDSALVYAKQALKLGAESDLEAWLLLARVLSALKRFSDAETIADAALNETGKWEQGKLLRLKAKLRLARGEVKEGIKSYTEVLALLQVQSKSLNSSKKLPKGYVEELRSLELGTWHDLAHIYIDLSQWRDAETCLSRSRLIAPYSPLRYHAEGVLYQRRGQLEEAMEAFTTALDIDPMHVPSLISKAEILLELGNRSSVAVVRSFLMEALRIDRMNHSAWYNLGKMFKAEGSISSKQEAVECFQAAVALEKTMPVEPFR is encoded by the exons ATGAGGAACAGCGAGACTAGGCCGCCCGAGAAGCTGCGTTTACATAGAGTAAGAAAACGTTTAAGGAATATCAGAATGAAGTGTTTGTGTTCTGGTGAACAAATGAGACTCattgaggaagaagacaagCGGTCCGAGCTTGGTGTAGGCAATGTGAGCTCAGCTTTATCAGCTGCTGAGAGCGAGAACGCCAAGAAGCTAGATAATGGGAACATCGAAGAAGCAGAGTTGTCTCTGCGTGAGACAAGCTCTTTGAACTACGAG GAGGCGAGGGCACTTTTGGGAAGAATCGAGTATCAGAAAGGGAACATAGAGGCGGCATTGAGAGTCTTTGAAGGGATTGATATCAACGGGATCACAATAAAGATGAAATCGGCTTTAACCgctagagaagaaaaaaaacatagaagACGGTCCAAAGGCAGCTTTGTTGCTCCTCCTCAGCCTCCCATGTCTAAACACGCTGTTAGTTTGCTTTTCGAAGCTATCTTCCTCAAAGCGAAGTCTCTCCAGCGTCTTGGAAGGTTCCAAG AAGCTGCGCAGTCTTGCAGAGTTATTCTCGATATAATCGAGGCTTCTGTATCAGAAGGGGCCTCAGAGAATGTGACTGGTGACATCAAGCTACAGGAGACGCTGACCAAAGCGGTCGAGCTGCTTCCTCAGCTGTGGAAGCTTGCTGATTCGCCACGTGATGCTATATTGTCTTATAGACGAGCGCTTCTCAATCACTGGAAGCTCGATCCTGAAACCACAGCGAGGATACAGAAAGAGTACGCAGTCTTTCTTCTCTACTCCGGTGAAGAAGCCGTGCCGCCTAACCTCCGTTCTCAGACGGAAGGCTCTttcattccgaggaacaatgttGAAGAAGCTATTCTCCTTCTCATGTTACTCCTCAGGAAAGTTAACCAGAAAAGAATCTCGTGGGATGCTTCCATCTTGGACCATCTCTCCTTCGCTCTCACAATGGCTGGCGACCTAACCGCTCTGGCTAAGCAGCTAGAAGAGCTTAGCCCCGAGATTTTGGACCAGAGGGAGCTTTACCATACGTTGTCTCTGTGTTACCACGGTGCAGGAGAAGGTCTTGTTGCTCTCGGTTTACTTAGGAAGCTATTCTCAGAAAGGGAGGATCCAAACCGGATATCAGGTCTGCTGATGGCTTCCAAGATATGCGGCGAGAGACCTGGCCTCGCTGAGGAAGGGTTAGACTATGCTCGGAGAGCGATAGGAAGCTTGGGGAACGAATGCGTTCAGTTAGATGGTGCGGCGCGTCTAGTTTTAGGCATTGCACTCACTGAAAGCTCGAGGACAACAGCTACCGAGGCCGAGAGGGTAGCTAGGCAATCCGAGGGGATGCAGGCGTTGGCATCTGCGGATATGACAGACCCGAGAGTCCTGCACCGTCTTGCCTTAGAGAACGCAGAGCAGAGGAAGCTTGATTCTGCTTTAGTGTACGCTAAGCAAGCGTTGAAGCTTGGAGCGGAGTCTGATCTTGAAGCGTGGTTACTTCTTGCTCGGGTTTTATCCGCGCTGAAGAGGTTTTCAGATGCTGAGACTATTGCCGATGCAGCGCTTAACGAGACTGGGAAGTGGGAGCAAGGGAAGCTGTTGCGCTTGAAGGCGAAGCTTCGTTTAGCTAGAGGAGAAGTGAAGGAGGGGATCAAGAGTTACACGGAAGTTCTCGCTCTCCTTCAGGTTCAGAGCAAAAGCTTAAACTCTTCAAAGAAGCTGCCAAAGGGATATGTAGAGGAATTGAGGAGTCTGGAGCTTGGGACGTGGCATGACCTTGCTCATATCTATATAGACCTCTCGCAGTGGCGTGACGCAGAGACGTGTCTCTCGAGGTCAAGACTCATCGCGCCTTACTCTCCTCTTCGATACCACGCTGAAG GTGTACTGTACCAGAGACGGGGACAATTGGAAGAAGCGATGGAGGCATTCACAACTGCTCTAGACATCGATCCGATGCACGTCCCGAGCCTAATATCAAAGGCTGAGATTCTTTTGGAGCTAGGGAACCGATCAAGCGTAGCGGTTGTAAGAAGCTTTTTGATGGAGGCTCTTAGGATTGATAGGATGAACCACTCGGCTTGGTACAATCTTGGGAAGATGTTCAAAGCTGAAGGATCTATCTCGTCGAAGCAAGAAGCCGTTGAGTGTTTTCAAGCAGCTGTTGCATTGGAGAAAACAATGCCAGTGGAGCCATTCAGATGA
- the LOC111213834 gene encoding uncharacterized protein LOC111213834, with amino-acid sequence MSSSSSSSDDVDERLDDIIDQIVEDTYNDIVEPQPNNRRRRAYVERYREGGHNRLWNDYFSVDATYSAQFRRRFRMNKDLFIRIVYELSENIPFFQHRQDATGRFGHTPLQKCTAAIRQLVYGSAADAVDEYL; translated from the coding sequence atgtcatcatcatcatcatcatctgatgATGTCGACGAAAGATTGGATGATATTATCGACCAAATCGTCGAAGATACATACAATGATATTGTGGAGCCCCAACCAAATAATCGACGGAGACGTGCTTATGTAGAACGATATCGTGAAGGAGGCCATAACCGTTTATGGAATGACTACTTCAGCGTAGACGCGACATACTCGGCACAGTTCAGACGGCGTTTTCGCATGAATAAGGATTTATTCATACGTATTGTCTATGAACTCTCAGAGAACATTCCGTTCTTTCAACATAGACAAGATGCAACCGGGAGGTTTGGTCATACACCGCTTCAAAAATGTACGGCAGCAATTCGTCAGCTTGTTTATGGTTCTGCAGCTGATGCGGTTGACGAGTATCTCTGA